In the genome of Campylobacter helveticus, the window TTTAAATGATAATTTTGATGAAACAAAGCAATTAATGCTCTTGCAAAGAGACTTTTTCCACTCCCACTTTCACCCAAAATGGCTAAATGCTTTCCCTCTTCTAAATTTAAATGAATATCTTTTAAAAGCTCTACTTTTTCATAACTTAAATTTAAGCCACTTAAATAAATCATAATCTCACGCCTAAATATTTTCTCAAATACACACTCAAAGCTAAAAGCGGCAAGATAAGCACAAGCAAAGCCAAAAGTGGATAAACTACCATCCACCAAGCCCCTATAAAAATAGCCTTTGAAGCCTCGTTTAAAATATTTCCTAAACTAGCGATTTCAAAACCAAGTCCTAATCCAAAAAAACTTAAAGTCGCCTCTGTGCCTATGGCGTGGATAATATTTAACACAAAAAGCACAGACAAAAGAGAAAAACAAGGAGGAAGCAAATCTCTAAAAAAAGCCCGAATTTTTGTGCTTCCAAGCACTAAAGATGCTTGATAAAATTCCAAACTTTCCAACCTCTTTAGCTCATTTGCAAAAAGTTTTGCGACAAAACTCCAGTGTGTCAAGGCAATGATTAACACCATACTAATGAAATTTCCCTCCATAAAACTTGAAAAAAACATCATTAAAAGTAAAAAAGGAAGAGCCAAAAACATATCAAGCAAACGCATAAAAAACTCATAGAACAAAAGTCTTGCCAAAAGCACATAAAAAAGAGCTAAAGCCAGAGTCAAAAAAGAGCTAATAAAACCGATAAAAAAGGAGGTTTTAATCGCATAAAATATGCGTGTAAATAAGTCCCTTCCCAAAATGTCTGTGCCAAATAAATGCCCTAAATTTGGCGCGATGTGTATCTTGTTAATATCGCCAAAATTTGGATTATAAGAGCTGATAAAAGGCGTTAAAAAAGCTAATAAAAGCACTAAAAATAAAGGGCTTAAAATATAAAATACTCTCAATCAACACCCTTTAAACGAGGGTTTAAAAA includes:
- a CDS encoding ABC transporter permease; translation: MRVFYILSPLFLVLLLAFLTPFISSYNPNFGDINKIHIAPNLGHLFGTDILGRDLFTRIFYAIKTSFFIGFISSFLTLALALFYVLLARLLFYEFFMRLLDMFLALPFLLLMMFFSSFMEGNFISMVLIIALTHWSFVAKLFANELKRLESLEFYQASLVLGSTKIRAFFRDLLPPCFSLLSVLFVLNIIHAIGTEATLSFFGLGLGFEIASLGNILNEASKAIFIGAWWMVVYPLLALLVLILPLLALSVYLRKYLGVRL